In the genome of Bradyrhizobium sp. CIAT3101, one region contains:
- a CDS encoding transcriptional regulator GcvA → MTARLPSLNGLRAFEAAARHLSFTLAASELNVTQTAISHQIRRLEEELGIRLFIRQNRALALTAEARDYLPGVRAAFNDLRLATDRLLRKDDDKVLTVSTLASLAAKWLLPRLTDFQEAHPGIDVRITTSTSLVDFQRDDVDAAIRYGRGQWPGLRADWLMADELFPVCSPSLLRGDKPLRRPEDLRGYPLLHTSNANSDDWRLWLTAAGLPADIAKQPGITFDMIFMTIQAAIDGIGVAMGRTSYVSDDIAKGRLVVPFKIALPADAGFYLVSPEGRREAPKLAAFRQWMIAATQNKA, encoded by the coding sequence ATGACTGCCAGATTGCCCTCCCTGAACGGATTGCGGGCGTTTGAGGCCGCCGCGCGCCATCTCAGCTTTACGCTGGCCGCCAGCGAGCTGAACGTGACGCAGACCGCGATCAGCCATCAGATTCGGCGGCTCGAGGAGGAACTCGGCATCCGCCTGTTCATCCGCCAGAACCGCGCGCTGGCCCTGACAGCGGAGGCGCGCGACTACCTCCCCGGCGTCCGCGCCGCCTTCAATGACCTCCGCCTGGCGACCGACCGGTTGCTGCGCAAGGACGACGACAAGGTGCTGACGGTCTCGACCCTGGCCTCGCTCGCCGCCAAATGGCTGCTGCCGCGGCTGACCGATTTCCAGGAGGCGCATCCCGGCATCGACGTCCGCATCACCACCTCGACCAGCCTCGTCGACTTCCAGCGCGACGATGTCGACGCCGCAATCCGCTACGGCCGCGGCCAATGGCCGGGCCTGCGCGCCGACTGGTTGATGGCGGATGAGCTGTTCCCGGTGTGCAGCCCATCTCTGCTGCGCGGCGACAAGCCGCTGCGCCGGCCGGAGGATCTCCGCGGCTATCCGTTGCTGCACACATCCAACGCCAACAGCGACGACTGGCGGCTGTGGCTGACCGCGGCGGGCCTGCCGGCCGACATCGCCAAGCAGCCCGGCATCACCTTCGACATGATCTTCATGACCATCCAGGCCGCGATCGACGGCATTGGCGTTGCGATGGGCCGCACCTCCTACGTGAGTGACGACATCGCCAAGGGGCGATTGGTGGTTCCCTTCAAGATCGCCCTTCCGGCCGACGCGGGCTTTTACCTGGTCTCTCCGGAAGGCCGTCGCGAGGCGCCAAAGCTTGCCGCCTTCCGCCAATGGATGATCGCTGCAACGCAGAATAAAGCCTGA
- a CDS encoding oxidoreductase: MRVWFITGASRGFGALIAEAALKAGDAVVATARDPSTITARLGNHERLLATRLDVTSEAEGHEAAGQAVKKFGRIDILVNNAGYGLLGAIEEASGAETQKLFATNVFGLLGVTRAVLPHMRRQRSGHVINISSVGGYTGYPGWGVYGATKFAVEGLSEALAGEVAPLGIKVTVVEPGFFRTDFLDESSLSRTTQTIDDYHESVGKTRAHAAEFNHGQRGDPRKLAQAFLTLADAKNPPLRLPLGSDTVERIETKNAFVAKELAAWRTVATSTDFTNDDPA; encoded by the coding sequence ATGCGTGTCTGGTTCATCACAGGAGCATCCCGCGGTTTTGGCGCATTGATCGCCGAGGCAGCCCTGAAGGCCGGCGACGCCGTGGTCGCAACCGCGCGCGATCCGTCGACCATCACCGCGCGGCTGGGCAACCACGAGCGGCTGCTCGCCACCCGGCTCGACGTCACCAGCGAGGCCGAGGGCCATGAGGCGGCCGGCCAGGCGGTGAAAAAGTTCGGCCGCATCGACATCCTCGTCAACAATGCCGGCTACGGCCTGTTGGGCGCGATCGAGGAAGCGAGCGGCGCGGAGACGCAAAAGCTGTTCGCGACGAACGTGTTCGGCCTGCTCGGCGTCACCCGCGCCGTGCTGCCGCATATGCGCCGGCAGCGTTCGGGCCACGTCATCAACATCTCGTCGGTCGGTGGCTACACCGGCTATCCCGGCTGGGGCGTTTATGGTGCGACCAAGTTCGCGGTCGAGGGCCTCAGTGAAGCGCTGGCTGGCGAAGTCGCGCCGCTCGGCATCAAGGTGACCGTGGTCGAGCCGGGCTTCTTCCGCACCGACTTCCTCGACGAGTCCTCGCTGTCGCGCACGACGCAGACGATCGACGACTATCACGAAAGCGTCGGCAAGACTCGCGCGCATGCGGCCGAATTCAATCACGGCCAGCGCGGCGATCCGCGCAAGCTGGCCCAGGCCTTCCTGACGCTCGCCGATGCCAAGAACCCGCCGCTGCGGCTGCCGCTCGGCAGCGACACGGTGGAGCGGATCGAGACCAAGAACGCCTTCGTGGCAAAGGAGCTCGCGGCATGGCGGACGGTCGCGACGTCGACCGACTTCACCAATGACGATCCTGCGTGA
- a CDS encoding LysR family transcriptional regulator produces the protein MRIDPSDLATFLAIARHRSFRAAATELGVTPSALSHGLRNIEERLGLRLVNRTTRSVALTEAGERLFARITPAFRDIDDALEDLNNFRGKPAGTLRFTAARQSAQLVLLPIVTRFLKAFPDVGVEIVINDALIDMVAAGFDAGVRFGETIAADMIAVPIGPRHRFAVVGSPAFFKSHKPPTTPRDLKGLPCIRYRFTSGALYHWEFERGGIELAIDVTGPLTMNDQDLMVDAALDGAGLAYVFEAQVESLLARRKLVRVLADWCPAYPGFFLYYPSRRQLPAALRAFVDFARGEAGAAQSRR, from the coding sequence ATGCGGATCGACCCATCCGACCTCGCGACCTTCCTCGCCATTGCCCGCCATCGCAGCTTTCGCGCGGCGGCGACCGAGCTTGGCGTCACACCGTCGGCGCTGTCGCATGGCTTGCGCAATATCGAGGAACGACTGGGCTTGCGGCTCGTCAACCGCACCACCCGCAGCGTGGCGCTGACGGAAGCCGGCGAGCGGCTGTTTGCGCGCATCACGCCCGCCTTCCGCGACATCGACGATGCGCTGGAGGACCTCAACAATTTCCGCGGCAAGCCCGCCGGCACGCTGCGCTTCACCGCCGCGCGCCAGTCGGCACAGCTCGTGCTGCTGCCGATCGTGACGCGTTTCCTGAAAGCGTTCCCCGACGTCGGCGTCGAGATCGTCATCAACGACGCCCTGATCGACATGGTCGCGGCCGGCTTCGATGCCGGCGTGCGCTTTGGCGAAACCATCGCCGCCGACATGATCGCGGTCCCGATCGGCCCGCGGCATCGTTTTGCCGTGGTCGGCTCGCCCGCTTTCTTCAAGTCGCACAAGCCGCCCACCACGCCGCGCGACCTGAAAGGCCTGCCCTGCATCCGTTACCGCTTCACCTCCGGCGCGCTCTATCACTGGGAGTTCGAGCGCGGCGGCATCGAGCTCGCCATCGACGTCACCGGGCCGCTGACGATGAACGACCAGGATTTGATGGTCGATGCCGCGCTCGACGGGGCTGGTCTCGCCTATGTGTTCGAGGCCCAGGTCGAATCGCTGCTCGCCAGGCGCAAGCTGGTCCGCGTGCTCGCCGACTGGTGCCCGGCCTATCCCGGCTTCTTCCTCTACTACCCGAGCCGCCGCCAGTTGCCGGCCGCGCTACGGGCGTTCGTGGATTTTGCGCGGGGCGAGGCCGGCGCGGCCCAATCGAGGAGATGA
- a CDS encoding GNAT family N-acetyltransferase, with amino-acid sequence MSILRPEDLKQYSDVLRTRQGEPLNVRFVEPGDTEELQHYFRSLSTRSRYNRFFGALSELPKGLLSEFLDIGARERFTVVATKMVDGFETIVAEARYAFHIETSTLEFGLSVDDRWQGHGIATALLKNLECRAAALGAEHIFGDTLRSNQTMISLARKSGFAFVNHPDDWKLVRFDKEIHVAPKDIPCASWRLAALSRQADSPSASA; translated from the coding sequence ATGAGCATCCTTCGCCCGGAAGATCTGAAGCAGTATTCGGACGTGCTGCGCACCCGACAGGGCGAGCCGCTCAACGTCCGCTTCGTCGAGCCGGGTGACACCGAGGAGCTTCAGCACTATTTCCGTTCACTCTCGACCCGGTCCCGGTACAACCGCTTCTTCGGCGCCCTCAGTGAGCTGCCGAAGGGTCTGCTGAGCGAGTTCCTCGATATCGGAGCGCGCGAACGCTTTACCGTCGTTGCGACCAAGATGGTCGACGGCTTCGAGACCATTGTCGCTGAAGCGCGTTACGCCTTCCATATCGAGACCTCGACACTGGAATTCGGCCTCTCGGTCGATGACCGCTGGCAGGGCCACGGCATTGCAACCGCACTTCTGAAGAATCTCGAATGCCGCGCCGCCGCGCTTGGTGCCGAGCACATCTTTGGTGACACGCTGCGTTCCAACCAGACCATGATCTCGCTCGCGCGTAAATCCGGCTTCGCCTTCGTCAATCATCCTGACGACTGGAAGCTGGTGCGCTTCGACAAGGAGATCCACGTCGCTCCCAAGGACATTCCCTGCGCGAGCTGGCGTCTTGCAGCGCTTTCCCGTCAGGCCGATAGCCCCTCAGCCTCGGCCTGA
- a CDS encoding acyl-CoA dehydrogenase family protein — protein sequence MHKPATAQPKNVAAEQSGLLAPDTSGMNFYRADQALTDLLRIHLPEKLFRHIEPHLDRLGELAGGRLDDCARLADRHTPVLHQRDKFGRDVQWIEYHPAYRELENAAFGEFGIHALSIRKGIMGWPDKYPVVAKHAFTFLFNQTEFGMGCPINVTDGCAKLLANFGSEALKAKYLDGLTSTDMSKLTQGGQFMTEKEGGSDVGTLTTRAVQEGDHWRLHGEKWFCSNADAKVVMLLARPEGAGPGTRGVGLFLMPRFLDDGSQNHYRIVRLKDKLGTRSMASGEIKLEGAIAYAVGKLDRGFVQMAEMVNSSRLSNGVKSTALMRRAYHDAMTVAKNRVVFGNRIIDLPLGRRQMLKIMLPVEQALSMSFLTADALDRAEAGSQDAAALLRILTPTLKFRATRDARKVCGDALEMRGGIGYIEEFATPRLLRDAHLGSVWEGTGNIVAIDALRRAVGRHGAESALAADLHARLDDSGSVPQAWRDNLRGFVDRAVGFAREVAGKSENEADARRATSLLYHVASAVALAWEAHRIHDMRGDARRLLLSRLVIDHRVAPSDPFRLTENATQAKIAALLLGDRVASMSEVGELVLAA from the coding sequence ATGCACAAGCCGGCCACAGCGCAGCCAAAAAATGTCGCGGCGGAGCAGTCGGGCCTGTTGGCGCCCGATACGTCAGGCATGAATTTCTACCGCGCCGATCAGGCGCTGACGGACCTCTTGCGCATCCATCTGCCGGAGAAGCTATTCCGCCACATCGAGCCGCATCTCGATCGTCTCGGTGAACTTGCCGGCGGCCGTCTCGACGACTGCGCGCGGCTCGCCGACCGGCATACGCCGGTACTTCATCAGCGCGACAAGTTCGGTCGCGACGTGCAGTGGATCGAATATCACCCCGCTTATCGCGAGTTGGAGAACGCCGCTTTCGGCGAGTTCGGTATCCACGCGCTCTCGATCCGCAAGGGCATCATGGGCTGGCCGGACAAATATCCCGTGGTGGCCAAGCACGCCTTTACGTTCTTGTTCAACCAGACCGAATTCGGTATGGGCTGCCCGATCAACGTCACCGACGGCTGCGCAAAATTGCTGGCGAATTTCGGCAGCGAGGCGCTGAAGGCGAAGTATCTGGACGGCCTGACCTCGACCGACATGAGCAAGCTGACCCAGGGCGGCCAGTTCATGACCGAGAAGGAAGGCGGCTCCGATGTCGGCACGCTGACCACGCGCGCGGTGCAGGAGGGTGACCATTGGCGCCTTCATGGCGAAAAGTGGTTCTGCTCGAATGCCGATGCGAAAGTGGTGATGCTGCTGGCGCGCCCCGAAGGTGCCGGTCCCGGCACGCGCGGCGTCGGCCTGTTCCTGATGCCGCGCTTCCTCGACGACGGCTCGCAGAACCACTACCGGATCGTGCGCCTCAAGGACAAGCTCGGCACCCGCTCGATGGCCTCGGGCGAGATCAAGCTCGAGGGCGCGATTGCGTACGCGGTCGGCAAGCTCGACCGCGGCTTCGTGCAGATGGCCGAGATGGTGAACTCGTCGCGTCTCTCCAACGGCGTGAAATCGACCGCGCTGATGCGCCGCGCCTATCACGACGCGATGACGGTGGCGAAGAACCGCGTCGTGTTCGGCAACCGCATCATCGACCTGCCGCTCGGGCGACGGCAGATGCTGAAGATCATGCTGCCGGTCGAGCAGGCGCTGTCGATGAGCTTTCTCACCGCCGATGCGCTCGATCGTGCGGAGGCCGGCAGCCAGGATGCGGCGGCGTTGCTGCGCATCCTGACGCCGACGCTGAAATTCCGCGCGACGCGCGATGCGCGAAAAGTCTGCGGCGATGCGCTCGAGATGCGCGGCGGCATCGGCTACATCGAGGAATTCGCGACGCCGCGCCTGCTGCGCGATGCCCATCTCGGCTCGGTCTGGGAGGGCACCGGCAACATCGTCGCGATCGATGCGCTCCGGCGCGCGGTTGGCCGCCATGGTGCCGAGTCCGCGCTTGCCGCCGATCTGCACGCCCGCCTCGACGACAGCGGCTCCGTGCCGCAGGCCTGGCGCGACAATTTGCGCGGCTTCGTCGATCGTGCCGTCGGCTTCGCGCGCGAGGTCGCAGGCAAGTCGGAGAACGAGGCCGATGCGCGCCGTGCCACGAGCCTGCTCTATCACGTCGCAAGCGCCGTTGCGCTCGCCTGGGAGGCGCATCGCATCCACGACATGCGCGGCGACGCGCGCCGGCTGCTGCTGTCGCGGCTGGTGATCGACCATCGCGTTGCGCCGAGCGATCCGTTCCGGCTGACGGAAAATGCCACGCAAGCGAAAATCGCAGCGCTTCTGCTCGGCGACCGCGTGGCCTCCATGAGCGAGGTTGGCGAACTGGTTCTGGCAGCGTAG
- a CDS encoding enoyl-CoA hydratase, translating into MSTETTIDTGTNELLCVIRDRVAVITLNRPEARNSLSDTLTPALRTMIRTCGENRDVGALLITGAGEAFCAGGNVKGMGAHRDPKKLEMSLEDRVADLQERQRLLTGALVSVRKPTIAALPGPAVGAGLALAMACDIRIAAQSAFVATGYARIALSGDYGIAWLLTRLVGTARARELLFTGDRVDAVRAETIGLVNRVVPDDKLQAEAFALAKSLAEGPRLALRYMKDNLDEALLFDFETARDHEAERLVRLTTTADHKEAVQAFIEKRKAVFTGK; encoded by the coding sequence ATGTCCACCGAAACCACCATCGACACCGGCACCAATGAGCTCCTCTGCGTCATCCGCGACCGCGTCGCCGTGATCACGCTGAACCGGCCGGAGGCGCGCAATTCGCTGTCGGATACGCTGACGCCGGCGCTGCGCACGATGATCCGGACCTGCGGCGAGAACCGCGATGTCGGCGCGCTCCTGATCACCGGCGCGGGCGAAGCGTTCTGCGCCGGCGGCAACGTCAAGGGCATGGGCGCGCATCGCGATCCCAAAAAGCTGGAGATGTCGCTGGAAGATCGCGTCGCCGATCTGCAGGAGCGGCAGCGGCTGCTCACCGGCGCGCTGGTCTCGGTGCGCAAGCCGACCATCGCCGCCCTGCCCGGCCCTGCGGTCGGCGCCGGGCTTGCGCTCGCCATGGCCTGCGACATCCGCATCGCCGCACAATCGGCCTTCGTCGCCACCGGCTATGCCCGTATCGCGCTCTCCGGCGACTACGGCATCGCCTGGCTGCTGACGCGCCTCGTCGGCACCGCGCGGGCGCGCGAGCTGCTTTTCACCGGCGATCGCGTCGATGCCGTCCGAGCGGAGACCATCGGCCTCGTCAATCGCGTCGTGCCCGATGACAAGCTTCAGGCCGAGGCCTTCGCCCTGGCCAAGTCGCTCGCCGAAGGCCCGCGCCTGGCGCTGCGTTACATGAAGGACAATCTCGACGAAGCCCTGCTGTTCGATTTCGAGACGGCCCGCGACCACGAGGCCGAACGGCTGGTCCGCCTGACCACGACCGCCGATCACAAGGAAGCCGTGCAGGCCTTCATCGAGAAGCGCAAGGCGGTGTTCACGGGGAAGTAG
- a CDS encoding Zn-dependent alcohol dehydrogenase, with protein sequence MKAAVLYEVNKPLVIEDVSLPKPGPREVLIRTSVAGLCHSDLHFMEGLYPHPLPAVLGHESAGVVEQVGSDVTYVKPGDHVVTCLSVFCGTCDNCTTGRTVLCTDTTVKMLPGASDRMQWNRSEKLHQFLNLSSFAEQMLVHENAIVKIRKEMPLDLAALIGCGVITGYGAVVNTAKVTAGETVAVIGCGGVGMAAINGAQIAGAGRIIAIDTNPAKLQLATKLGATDIINPADGDVVKQVRDLTNGGVQHSFEVLGRKETAEQAFGMLASGGTATIVGMIPFGQKIELHGFDFLRERRIQGSSMGSNHFRVDMPRLVDFYLRGRLHLEDWISAKLKLSEINEGFANMKAGKTLRSVIVFDS encoded by the coding sequence ATGAAGGCCGCCGTCCTTTATGAAGTCAACAAGCCGCTGGTCATCGAGGATGTCAGCCTGCCGAAGCCCGGGCCGCGCGAAGTGCTGATCCGCACGTCCGTCGCCGGGCTCTGCCACTCCGATCTGCACTTCATGGAAGGCCTCTACCCGCATCCGCTGCCCGCGGTGCTCGGGCACGAGTCCGCCGGTGTTGTCGAGCAGGTCGGCTCTGACGTGACCTATGTGAAACCGGGCGATCACGTCGTGACCTGTCTGTCCGTGTTCTGCGGCACCTGCGACAATTGCACCACGGGCCGCACCGTGCTCTGCACCGACACCACGGTGAAGATGCTGCCGGGCGCCTCGGACCGGATGCAGTGGAACAGGTCGGAGAAGCTGCATCAGTTCCTCAACCTCTCGTCCTTTGCCGAGCAGATGCTGGTGCACGAGAACGCGATCGTCAAAATTCGCAAAGAGATGCCGCTTGATCTCGCCGCGCTGATCGGCTGCGGCGTCATCACCGGCTATGGCGCGGTGGTGAACACCGCGAAGGTGACCGCGGGCGAGACCGTGGCGGTGATCGGCTGCGGCGGTGTCGGCATGGCCGCGATCAACGGCGCGCAGATCGCCGGTGCCGGGCGGATCATTGCCATCGACACCAATCCCGCAAAACTCCAGCTCGCGACCAAGCTCGGTGCGACCGACATCATCAATCCCGCCGACGGCGACGTGGTGAAGCAGGTGCGAGACCTCACCAATGGCGGCGTGCAGCATTCCTTCGAGGTGCTCGGCCGCAAGGAAACCGCCGAGCAAGCCTTCGGCATGCTCGCCTCCGGCGGCACCGCGACTATCGTCGGCATGATCCCGTTCGGCCAGAAGATCGAGCTGCACGGTTTCGATTTCTTGCGCGAGCGTCGGATCCAGGGCTCGTCGATGGGCTCCAACCATTTCCGTGTCGACATGCCGCGCCTGGTCGACTTCTACCTGCGCGGCCGGCTGCACCTGGAAGACTGGATCTCGGCCAAGCTGAAGCTCAGCGAGATCAACGAGGGTTTTGCCAACATGAAAGCCGGCAAGACGCTGCGGAGCGTGATCGTGTTTGATAGTTGA
- a CDS encoding nuclear transport factor 2 family protein, translating into MSQDLEQLTALNRDYVASVQNCDVKRFDEILAPEFYCSNPDKSLVDRAAFLEQTARPTAIRNLHAFDVIIRIMGDFAIIHAATSYTTADGQQATGRYTDCWTKKNGTWLAVSAHVSR; encoded by the coding sequence ATGAGCCAGGACCTCGAACAGCTCACCGCACTCAACCGCGACTACGTCGCCTCCGTGCAGAACTGCGACGTCAAACGCTTCGACGAGATTTTGGCGCCGGAATTTTACTGCTCCAATCCCGACAAGTCGCTGGTCGACCGCGCCGCCTTCCTGGAGCAGACCGCGCGGCCGACCGCGATCCGCAATCTGCACGCCTTCGACGTCATCATCCGCATCATGGGCGACTTCGCCATCATCCACGCGGCGACGAGCTACACCACCGCGGATGGTCAGCAGGCGACCGGGCGCTATACGGACTGCTGGACGAAGAAGAACGGCACGTGGCTGGCGGTGTCGGCGCACGTGTCACGGTGA
- a CDS encoding DUF1127 domain-containing protein, with translation MSTCTDNSMTNHHAPGLLYQIGETLHVWHERYRTRRELTNWTARDLHDVGLSWTDVAYEADKPFWRA, from the coding sequence ATGTCTACTTGCACCGACAATTCGATGACAAATCATCATGCACCCGGCCTGCTCTACCAGATCGGAGAGACCCTCCATGTCTGGCACGAGCGTTACCGGACCCGTCGCGAACTGACCAACTGGACCGCCCGCGATCTCCACGATGTCGGCCTGTCCTGGACCGATGTCGCGTACGAGGCCGACAAACCCTTCTGGCGGGCCTGA
- a CDS encoding amidase: MAKSEWSYKSAVELSAALAAKKVSAVELTQDAIDRIERHDGKVNAICVRDFDRALSAARDADAALARGERKPLLGLPMTVKESYNIAGLPTTWGNPAQKDFIAKEDSLPVTRVKDAGTVVLGKTNVPVALADWQSYNDIYGTTNNPYDLGRTPGGSSGGSSAALAAGYGPLSLGSDIGGSLRVPAFHCGVYAHKPTFDLLPSRGHTAPPAPSLAYERDLAVIGPMARSAGDLSLLLDVMAGPDPIDNGKAYRLELPPARHGALKDFRVLVIDTDPVLPTDTAVRGSINTLADNLAKAGVRIERSSPLLPDFAASSRLYMRMLLSFLAASFPSEFYAGAVAAAATLPAGNNSLQAERLRGIALSHRDWVTATVGRTRLRAQWRELFTSFDAVICPIMPTPAYPHDHSPDQEQRRIVIDGKEHVYTDQLAWPGIATLPGLPSTAIPTGFAPDGLPIGVQIVGPWLEDRTPLRLAELIEREFGGFVPPKMFDD; this comes from the coding sequence GTGGCGAAATCGGAATGGAGTTACAAGAGCGCGGTCGAACTGTCGGCCGCTTTGGCAGCGAAGAAAGTCTCAGCTGTCGAGCTCACGCAGGACGCGATCGACCGCATCGAGCGTCACGACGGCAAGGTCAACGCGATCTGCGTGCGAGACTTCGATCGCGCGCTGAGCGCCGCGCGTGATGCGGATGCCGCATTGGCCCGCGGCGAGCGCAAGCCGCTGCTCGGCCTACCGATGACGGTGAAGGAATCCTACAACATCGCCGGCCTGCCGACGACGTGGGGGAATCCAGCGCAAAAGGATTTCATTGCCAAGGAAGATTCGCTGCCGGTCACGCGGGTCAAGGACGCCGGCACCGTCGTGCTCGGCAAGACCAACGTGCCGGTCGCGCTCGCCGACTGGCAGAGCTACAACGACATCTACGGCACCACCAACAATCCCTACGATCTCGGCCGCACCCCGGGCGGTTCATCCGGCGGCTCGTCGGCGGCGCTCGCCGCGGGCTACGGTCCGCTCTCGCTCGGCTCGGATATCGGAGGCTCGCTGCGCGTGCCCGCGTTTCATTGCGGTGTCTACGCACACAAGCCGACCTTCGATCTGTTGCCCTCTCGCGGCCACACGGCGCCGCCGGCCCCGTCGCTAGCCTATGAGCGCGATCTCGCCGTGATCGGCCCGATGGCGCGCAGCGCCGGCGATCTATCCTTGCTGCTCGACGTCATGGCCGGGCCGGACCCAATCGACAACGGCAAGGCCTACAGGCTCGAGCTGCCGCCTGCGCGTCACGGCGCGCTAAAGGATTTCCGCGTCCTCGTGATCGATACCGATCCGGTGCTGCCGACCGACACCGCGGTGCGCGGCAGCATCAACACGCTCGCCGACAATCTCGCCAAGGCGGGCGTCAGAATCGAGCGCAGCAGTCCGCTGCTGCCGGATTTCGCGGCGTCCTCGCGCCTCTATATGCGGATGCTGCTGTCGTTTCTTGCCGCCAGCTTCCCGAGCGAATTCTACGCAGGCGCGGTCGCCGCGGCCGCCACCCTGCCGGCCGGCAACAACAGCCTGCAGGCCGAACGCCTTCGCGGCATCGCGCTCAGCCATCGCGACTGGGTGACCGCGACCGTCGGCCGGACACGGTTGCGCGCACAATGGCGCGAGCTGTTCACATCCTTCGATGCAGTGATCTGCCCGATCATGCCGACACCAGCCTATCCGCACGATCATTCGCCGGATCAGGAGCAGCGCCGTATCGTGATCGATGGCAAGGAGCACGTCTATACCGACCAGCTCGCCTGGCCCGGCATCGCCACGCTTCCCGGCCTGCCCTCGACCGCAATCCCGACCGGCTTCGCGCCGGACGGCCTGCCGATCGGCGTCCAGATCGTCGGCCCGTGGCTGGAGGACCGCACGCCCTTGAGGCTGGCCGAACTGATCGAACGCGAGTTCGGCGGGTTCGTGCCGCCGAAGATGTTTGACGACTAG
- a CDS encoding RNA polymerase sigma factor region1.1 domain-containing protein, whose product MDWSEVVRKAVILAEKTGYVTFDQLNELLPSAKVEPKDIEAILTALSERGIWIAEE is encoded by the coding sequence ATGGACTGGTCTGAGGTGGTGCGGAAAGCCGTCATCCTGGCGGAGAAGACCGGCTACGTCACTTTCGATCAACTGAACGAGTTGTTGCCGTCGGCCAAGGTGGAACCGAAAGACATCGAGGCGATCCTGACCGCTTTGAGCGAGCGGGGTATCTGGATTGCCGAGGAATAG
- a CDS encoding SDR family NAD(P)-dependent oxidoreductase — protein sequence MEHPKYKIALIVGAGEGLSASLARLLSAQGIRVALAARKIEKLGALCSQTGAKAYACNATEPEEVERLFGLVEREIGTPDLVVYNASGRARGPFVDLVPADVANAIAVSAYGGFLVAQQAAKRMVPNQHGAILFTGASASVKGYAQSAPFAMGKFALRGLAQSMARELSPQGIHVAHFVIDGGIRGAARTEPADKPDSMLDPDAIAESYWNVLQQPRSAWSWELELRPWVEKF from the coding sequence ATGGAACATCCGAAATACAAGATCGCCCTCATCGTCGGCGCCGGCGAAGGCCTGAGCGCTTCGCTGGCACGGCTGCTGTCCGCGCAGGGCATCCGTGTTGCCCTTGCCGCGCGAAAGATCGAGAAGCTGGGTGCGCTCTGCAGCCAGACCGGCGCGAAGGCCTATGCCTGCAACGCCACCGAGCCTGAGGAGGTCGAGCGCCTGTTCGGCCTGGTCGAGCGTGAGATCGGCACGCCGGACCTCGTCGTCTACAATGCCAGCGGCCGCGCGCGCGGGCCGTTCGTCGACCTGGTCCCGGCTGATGTTGCCAACGCGATTGCGGTCAGCGCCTATGGCGGCTTCCTGGTGGCGCAGCAGGCGGCCAAGCGCATGGTGCCGAACCAGCACGGCGCGATCCTGTTCACCGGCGCATCGGCCAGCGTCAAGGGCTACGCGCAATCCGCGCCATTCGCGATGGGCAAGTTCGCACTGCGCGGGCTGGCGCAGAGCATGGCGCGCGAATTGTCGCCGCAAGGCATCCATGTCGCGCATTTCGTCATCGACGGCGGCATCCGCGGCGCGGCGCGGACGGAGCCTGCGGACAAGCCGGATTCGATGCTCGATCCCGACGCGATCGCGGAGAGCTACTGGAACGTCTTGCAACAGCCGCGCAGTGCCTGGAGCTGGGAGCTCGAGCTGCGGCCCTGGGTGGAGAAGTTTTGA